Proteins from a genomic interval of Maylandia zebra isolate NMK-2024a linkage group LG15, Mzebra_GT3a, whole genome shotgun sequence:
- the tab2 gene encoding TGF-beta-activated kinase 1 and MAP3K7-binding protein 2 isoform X2, whose protein sequence is MAQGSHQIDIQVLHDLRQKFPEVPEGVVSQCVLQNNNNLDACCEYLSQVSPGYLYSEEGNLSFSDDPSFSRLHNHMTQLNLDLQPQNVHVGPVRDSLRMNGSRTLAHSLSEGPLSTGQATNSDFFQQEPQSAPVQVPSNFNVFGVMEPPRKPQPPQHLGLYPLGGKAPAMGSQQTPRFNPITVTLAPNIQTGRNTPTSLHIHGGPQSGLSSPQGNSIYIRPYVSQSGTTRQNQQQGGRAQYSPTSQPQQQIYQISHPSSLSGSWSGTQHSSSSSHTSQPQTQGHQTSHVYMPISSPTNPQAPSFLPTGSQASSSGVSSCSSSSSSSSVMPSSLSAISQYNIQNISTGPRKNQIEIKLESPQRSNSTTAVLRTSSGPRSSSTSSCPSSSSSSAGAASVPATPLSIGGSGPTVYISTAATTPSEEVIVASAGSRPQPKLGRNPHTLFISTNPSLQGPSGARNIGGQVSMGPAYIHHHPPKSRPSVGGGGTASSPRVVVTQPNTKYTFKITVSPNKPPAVSPGVVSPTFDVNNLLGLPQDHHFVETDPQHLSDPLSPHRERQSEPRRLSMGSDDAAYTQALLVHQKARMERLWHELEMKKKKLEKLKEEVNEMENDLTRRRLERSNSASQIPSIDEMKQLRSQNRSLQIDIDCLSKEIDLLQTKGPHFNPGAIHNFYDNIGFLGPVPPKPKDTGSKSVKPITDQEDEGTQWSCTACTFLNHPALIRCEQCDFPRNF, encoded by the exons ATGGCCCAGGGAAGCCACCAGATTGATATTCAGGTTTTGCATGACCTGCGCCAAAAGTTCCCTGAAGTCCCAGAAGGTGTTGTCTCCCAGTGTGTTCTGCAG AATAACAACAATTTAGACGCCTGCTGTGAATACTTGTCCCAAGTCAGTCCGGGCTACCTGTACAGCGAAGAAGGGAACCTGAGCTTTTCAGACGACCCCAGCTTCAGCAGGCTCCATAATCACATGACCCAACTGAACCTGGACCTGCAGCCTCAGAATGTGCATGTGGGCCCGGTTCGGGACAGCCTGAGAATGAACGGCAGCCGGACTCTGGCCCACAGCCTGAGCGAAGGGCCCCTCTCTACAGGCCAGGCCACTAACAGTGACTTCTTTCAGCAGGAGCCCCAGTCAGCCCCAGTGCAGGTGCCCTCCAATTTCAATGTATTTGGTGTGATGGAGCCCCCGCGTAAACCGCAGCCTCCACAGCACCTTGGACTCTACCCTCTGGGTGGCAAAGCACCAGCTATGGGTTCCCAGCAGACACCACGCTTCAACCCAATCACCGTGACGTTAGCCCCTAACATTCAGACAGGACGCAACACCCCTACTTCTTTGCACATACATGGTGGGCCACAGTCGGGCCTAAGCAGTCCACAGGGTAACTCTATTTACATTCGGCCTTATGTTAGCCAGTCCGGTACGACACGGCAAaaccagcagcagggaggcaggGCCCAGTACAGCCCCACTTCCCAGCCTCAGCAGCAGATCTACCAGATCTCACATCCTTCCTCCCTGTCTGGCTCCTGGTCCGGCACTCAgcactcttcctcctcctctcataCCTCACAGCCCCAGACCCAGGGCCATCAAACTTCTCACGTCTACATGCCCATCAGCTCACCTACAAATCCCCAGGCGCCTTCCTTTCTTCCTACTGGAAGTCAGGCCTCTTCCTCTGGTGTCTCATcatgctcctcttcctcttcctcctcttcggTCATGCCCAGCTCCCTGTCTGCGATCAGCCAGTACAATATCCAGAACATCTCCACCGGCCCACGGAAGAATCAGATAGAGATCAAACTTGAATCTCCCCAAAGGAGCAATTCTACAACAGCTGTGCTGCGGACGAGCAGCGGGCCCCGCTCATCCTCCACGTCCTCCTgcccttcctcttcctcttcatctgCTGGGGCAGCTTCTGTCCCTGCCACCCCTCTGTCAATCGGAGGCTCGGGTCCCACTGTTTACATCTCTACTGCTGCTACCACTCCCTCCGAGGAAGTCATTGTTGCCTCAGCCGGCTCCCGCCCACAGCCCAAGTTGGGTAGGAATCCTCACACACTCTTCATCTCAACAAACCCTTCCTTACAGGGGCCCTCAGGTGCCAGGAACATAGGGGGTCAAGTGAGCATGGGCCCTGCCTACATCCACCATCATCCACCTAAATCTCGCCCCTCTGTGGGAGGAGGGGgtacagcttcttccccacgcGTGGTGGTCACTCAGCCCAACACCAAATACACTTTTAAAATCACAGTGTCTCCTAACAAAcccccagctgtgtcccctGGAGTCGTGTCCCCGACTTTTGACGTCAACAATCTCCTCGGCCTACCCCAAGACCACCACTTCGTGGAGACAGACCCCCAGCATCTCTCAGACCCACTTTCGCCACACCGGGAGAGACAGAGTGAACCTCGCAGACTCAGCATGGGCTCTGATGATGCAGCATACACACAAG CATTGTTGGTGCATCAGAAGGCACGAATGGAGAGGCTGTGGCATGAGTtggagatgaagaagaagaagctggagaaaCTAAAAGAAGAGGTCAATGAAATGGAGAATGACCTGACCAGGAGACGTCTGGAGAGATCGAACTCGGCTTCCCAAATTCCTTCT atTGATGAAATGAAGCAGTTGCGATCCCAAAACAGGTCATTGCAGATTGATATAGACTGCCTCAGCAAAGAAATTGATCTTCTTCAAACAAAAG